In Erigeron canadensis isolate Cc75 chromosome 7, C_canadensis_v1, whole genome shotgun sequence, one DNA window encodes the following:
- the LOC122607797 gene encoding uncharacterized protein LOC122607797, with product MADDLMFSADELRVDEGLGYPKAYAKICRDRGFGPYSNGPPFTFTPYALQTHQATRANELDQMFPVIDLKAKPSARPAIFVSLLWKQLNHLGNAGFDPEAFRVDPYGNVLYFHADSASPLAWDIDHWFPCSRGGLTVSSNLRLLQWQVCKKKHNKLEFLVPWWDLQVGISVNQFLSIFASSNSDFRHRGFYLLFSNGESEELNASQTVDSHCFPQPFNESKKISGLAPAAIVVSRKEYNEAMLALQSIDINRRHTTNSPIAAKKSRNISKENEIPDMVTNPYQAIVIARDSQRQRDEAAKKQAEIEKYDEEVTELKQKNEEERTSIQDLELLLIKKRRRAEKCRRLAEAQSSYKGMLEKMIRDAMHQSVVYKEQARLNQAASNSLMARLEAQKAMCDSSERELHKKFKLRDELENQIRPEWDQTRKRSRMDDILCDRNDDQMIVYEQPESKPDGKETVKQEKDEKPVYLPSVNSEHKQLRVFLEEEHKASEAEIEDGDEIEKEHKVDNASDIENGNKLHQLKIEEKGIAYDIRFPVDDELEEENEDEESRKQRGKGNVEKWLQILLEEEGDDQNTQVGDLDTKKTDEIIKKMNLKYPQKEIMKGEVSKVDEVEEATKTIFKNPPYKIIPRRSSVSQLDHDRTKKMDQKYPRKEISRNEVPEIIEEEEATKTAPRNPSPYKMFSRKSNVSELDNTSTKISRRKSFEVKERSEKIGKFKDVARSESARVLRRIPSSPSIILGMKKGVDCIRRKPAVISDDEENQGGNDNFIKSSFKVIKKAVKI from the exons ATGGCAGATGATTTGATGTTTTCCGCAGACGAATTACGAGTCGATGAAGGGCTCGGATACCCAAAAGCTTATGCTAAGATCTGTCGTGATCGAGGGTTTGGTCCTTACTCGAACGGCCCGCCTTTTACTTTCACTCCTTACGCTCTTCAAACGCATCAG GCTACGAGAGCTAACGAGCTAGACCAGATGTTTCCAGTTATAGATCTCAAAGCAAAACCTTCTGCAAGACCCGCGATTTTTGTGAGCCTATTATGGAAGCAACTCAACCATCTTGG GAATGCTGGATTTGATCCAGAGGCGTTCAGAGTAGACCCGTATGGCAATGTTCTGTATTTCCATGCTGATTCTGCTTCTCCTCTTGCTTGGGATATTGACCACTGGTTTCCTTGCTCAA GGGGAGGATTGACTGTTTCAAGCAATCTACGGTTGTTACAATGGCAAGTGTGCAAGAAAAAGCATAATAAGCTCGAGTTTTTGGTTCCATGGTGGGATCTTCAAGTGGGCATATCGGTTAACCAGTTCTTGTCTATCTTTGCTTCTTCAAATTCGGATTTCAG GCATAGGGGATTCTATTTGTTGTTTAGCAATGGTGAGAGTGAAGAACTTAACGCATCTCAAACAGTTGATTCACATTGTTTTCCGCAACCTTTCAATGAGTCGAAAAAGATATCTGGCCTTGCTCCAGCTGCCATTGTTGTATCTAGAAAGGAATATAATGAAGCTATGTTAGCTTTGCAGTCCATTGATATCAACAGAAGACACACTACAAATTCGCCTATAg CtgcaaaaaaatcaagaaatatttccaaagaaaatgaaattccAGACATGGTTACGAACCCATATCAAGCCATTGTCATTGCTAGGGACTCGCAGAGACAGAGAGACGAAGCTGCAAAGAAACAAGCAGAGATCGAGAAATATGATGAAGAAGTGACGGAACTAAAACAAaagaatgaagaagaaagaactTCAATCCAAGACTTGGAATTGCTGTTAATTAAAAAACGACGACGTGCAGAAAAATGCAGGCGTTTAGCTGAAGCACAATCATCGTATAAAGGAATGCTAGAGAAGATGATAAGAGACGCTATGCACCA AAGTGTCGTTTATAAAGAACAAGCTAGGTTAAATCAAGCAGCTAGTAACTCACTCATGGCAAGACTAGAAGCTCAAAAGGCAATGTGTGACTCATCAGAAAGAGAACTCCACAAGAAGTTTAAGCTTAGAGATGAACTCGAGAATCAAATCAGACCTGAATGGgatcaaacaagaaaaagatcacGAATGGATGATATCTTATGTGACAGAAACGATGATCAAATGATCGTTTATGAACAGCCCGAAAGCAAACCAGATGGAAAAGAAACTGTCAAGCAAGAAAAAGACGAAAAGCCTGTTTACTTGCCAAGTGTCAACTCTGAACACAAGCAACTAAGGGTGTTTTTGGAAGAGGAGCATAAAGCTTCTGAAGCAGAAATTGAGGATGGTGATGAGATTGAAAAAGAGCATAAAGTGGATAATGCAAGTGACATTGAAAACGGCAATAAGCTTCACCAActtaaaatagaagaaaaaggAATTGCATACGACATCAGATTTCCAGTCGATGATGAGTTAGAAGAAGAAAACGAGGATGAAGAGAGCAGAAAGCAACGTGGAAAAGGTAACGTTGAAAAATGGCTTCAAATACTATTGGAGGAAGAAGGTGATGACCAAAACACTCAAGTTGGCGATCTTGATACAAAAAAGACTGATGAAATCATTAAAAAGATGAACCTAAAGTATCCCCAGAAAGAAATAATGAAAGGTGAAGTATCCAAAGTCGATGAGGTTGAAGAAGCTACAAAAACGATATTTAAGAACCCTCCGTACAAGATAATTCCAAGAAGAAGCAGTGTTAGCCAATTGGACCATGACAGAACAAAAAAGATGGATCAAAAGTATCCCCGGAAAGAAATCTCGAGAAATGAGGTACCTGAAATTATTGAGGAGGAAGAAGCCACAAAAACTGCCCCAAGGAACCCATCGCCTTACAAGATGTTTTCGAGAAAAAGTAATGTCAGTGAATTGGATAACACGTCAACAAAAATTAGTAGAAGGAAGAGTTTTGAAGTAAAGGAAAGAAGTGAAAAGATTGGGAAATTTAAGGATGTTGCAAGAAGTGAAAGTGCTCGGGTTTTGAGACGGATTCCATCTTCACCATCTATTATTTTGGGGATGAAAAAGGGGGTCGATTGCATTCGAAGAAAGCCAGCAGTTATCAGTGATGATGAAGAAAACCAAGGAGGAAACGATAATTTCATCAAGTCTTCCTTCAAGGTAATCAAGAAGGCAGTAAAGATATAA